A genomic stretch from Erigeron canadensis isolate Cc75 chromosome 9, C_canadensis_v1, whole genome shotgun sequence includes:
- the LOC122581678 gene encoding copper-transporting ATPase HMA4-like — protein sequence MDVNGKDDLKEPLLPPSDAVVLDIKSTPSMHKGVRTITFKIGGMECASCSMSIESLLQKLNGIESVVVSALQGQAVVKYVPDLVDVKTIKETVEDAGFEVTDFLEQDIAVCRLKLKGMMCTSCSESIERVLLMVEGVKKAVVGLALEEAKVNYDPNVTNTDRIIEAVEDAGFGADLIGSGNDGNKVHIKLEGIVFPEDMTAIKSSLESLSGVNHIDFNMEDCKVTVGYDPDLIGPRSLIQFIQEAGTGSANYQAGLYIPERRHETEKNHEMKMYRNQFLWSCVFSIPLLLFSMVLPMMPPYGNWLMYKVHNMLTVGMVLRWILCTPVQFIIGKRFYVGSYHALRRRSANMDVLVALGTNAAYFYSVYTVIKALISDAFEGQDFFETSTMLISFILLGKYLESIAKGKTSDALAKLTDLAPDTACLVRMGDDGNVISETEINSQLIEKNDILKIFPGSKFPVDGTVIDGHGYVNESMITGEAIPIAKSPGDRVIGGTVNENGCLLIKATHIGSETALSQIVQIVEAAQLARAPVQKLADKISRFFVPAVVAAAVITWLAWFIPGAFGLYPKSWIPKAMDEFELALQFGISVLVVACPCALGLATPTAVMVATGKGATQGVLIKGGNALEKAHKVNTIVFDKTGTLTVGKPEVVSAVLFSEIPMDDFCNMAIAVEANSEHPIAKAVVEYAKNQLPDHKVQNGKGSVVKDFEVHPGAGVGCKVGDRTVLVGNKKLMRLSNVPVELAVENYFSDNEKLARTCVIVAIDGKVAGAFAVTDPVKPEAARVISFLRSMNINSIMVTGDNWSTATAIANEVGIENVFAEIDPVGKADRIKDLQARGKVVAMVGDGINDSPALVAANVGMAIGAGTDVAIEAADIVLIKSNLEDVITAIDLSRKTISRIHLNYVWALGYNILGMPIAAGVLFPFTGIRLPPWLAGALMAASSISVVCSSLLLQTYKKPFTYTK from the exons ATGGATGTTAACGGGAAAGATGATTTGAAAGAACCACTTTTGCCACCCTCTGATGCTGTTGTACTTGATATAAAATCGACTCCGAGCATGCATAAAGGGGTTAGAACCATTACATTTAAAATAGGTGGGATGGAATGTGCATCATGTTCAATGTCCATCGAATCTTTACTTCAGAAACTGAATGGTATTGAGAGCGTCGTTGTGTCAGCACTTCAAGGCCAGGCTGTAGTGAAATACGTGCCAGATCTTGTTGAT GTAAAAACGATAAAAGAAACCGTTGAAGATGCTGGTTTTGAAGTCACTGATTTTTTAGAGCAAGACATTGCAGTATGTCGACTCAAATTAAAGGGAATGATGTGTACGAGTTGCTCCGAGTCAATTGAGCGTGTCCTTTTGATGGTTGAAGGTGTGAAAAAGGCGGTTGTTGGTTTAGCTCTTGAAGAAGCAAAGGTAAACTATGATCCAAATGTGACCAATACTGATCGCATTATTGAAGCAGTGGAAGATGCTGGTTTTGGGGCAGATCTTATAGGGTCTGGAAATGATGGAAACAAAGTGCATATAAAACTTGAAGGTATTGTCTTTCCAGAAGATATGACAGCCATCAAGTCTTCGTTGGAGTCCCTTAGTGGAGTAAATCATATTGACTTTAATATGGAAGACTGTAAGGTAACTGTTGGATATGATCCAGATTTGATCGGTCCAAGGTCACTTATACAGTTCATCCAAGAAGCTGGTACCGGCTCTGCTAATTATCAGGCTGGATTATACATTCCAGAAAGACGACATGAAACAGAAAAAAACCATGAGATGAAAATGTACAGAAACCAGTTTTTGTGGAGCTGCGTCTTTTCGATTCCACTATTGTTGTTCTCTATGGTACTCCCTATGATGCCTCCTTATGGAAATTGGTTGATGTATAAAGTTCATAACATGCTTACTGTTGGAATGGTTCTGAGATGGATCCTCTGTACACCGGTGCAGTTCATCATTGGTAAAAG GTTTTATGTTGGATCATATCATGCCCTGAGGCGAAGATCGGCTAATATGGATGTTTTGGTTGCTCTCGGCACTAATGCTGCTTACTTTTACTCTGTATACACAGTAATAAAAGCCCTGATTTCAGATGCATTTGAGGGACAAGATTTCTTTGAGACTAGTACTATGCTGATATCATTTATTCTTCTGGGAAAATATTTGGAGTCTATTGCTAAAGGAAAGACATCTGATGCTTTAGCAAAATTGACGGACCTTGCTCCTGACACAGCTTGCCTTGTGAGAATGGGTGATGATGGAAATGTTATTTCAGAAACTGAAATCAATTCtcaattaatagaaaaaaatgacATTCTAAAGATATTTCCTGGGTCAAAGTTTCCCGTTGATGGTACTGTTATTGATGGTCATGGTTATGTGAATGAAAGCATGATTACAGGAGAAGCAATTCCAATTGCTAAAAGTCCTGGTGACAGG GTGATTGGTGGCACGGTAAATGAGAATGGATGCTTGTTGATCAAGGCCACTCATATTGGATCAGAGACTGCACTTTCACAAATTGTTCAAATAGTTGAGGCCGCTCAACTTGCAAGAGCTCCTGTACAAAAGTTAGCTGATAAGATATCAAGGTTTTTTGTACCCGCG gttgttgctgctgctgttaTAACATGGCTGGCGTGGTTTATTCCTGGAGCATTTGGACTTTATCCTAAAAGCTGGATACCAAAAGCTATGGATGAGTTTGAGCTTGCACTACAGTTTGGAATTTCTGTTTTAGTTGTTGCGTGCCCTTGTGCCCTAGGTCTAGCTACACCTACTGCAGTTATGGTTGCCACAGGTAAGGGGGCTACACAAGGTGTCCTCATCAAGGGTGGAAATGCACTTGAAAAAGCCCACAAG GTTAACACAATTGTCTTTGATAAAACGGGAACATTGACTGTTGGAAAACCAGAAGTCGTTAGTGCTGTGCTCTTTTCTGAAATTCCAATGGACGACTTCTGTAATATGGCGATTGCTGTAGAG GCAAATAGTGAACATCCAATAGCAAAAGCGGTTGTTGAGTATGCCAAGAACCAACTGCCTGATCATAAAGTTCAAAACGGGAAGGGGTCGGTGGTGAAAGACTTTGAGGTGCACCCCGGAGCTGGTGTGGGGTGTAAAGTTGGAGATCGAACTGTTTTGGTTGGGAACAAGAAGCTTATGAGGTTATCGAATGTACCAGTTGAGCTTGCGGTGGAGAACTATTTTTCAGACAATGAAAAACTGGCTCGCACTTGCGTAATAGTGGCAATTGATGGGAAGGTTGCTGGTGCTTTTGCAGTTACTGACCCAGTCAAACCAGAGGCTGCACGGGTGATATCTTTTCTCCGGTCAATGAACATTAATAGTATTATGGTAACCGGTGATAACTGGTCAACCGCAACTGCCATCGCAAACGAGGTTGGAATCGAAAATGTGTTTGCTGAGATCGATCCCGTGGGGAAAGCCGACAGAATAAAGGATTTGCAG GCGAGAGGGAAAGTAGTTGCAATGGTGGGAGACGGAATAAACGACTCACCTGCTCTCGTTGCAGCCAATGTGGGGATGGCGATTGGTGCAGGAACTGATGTAGCTATTGAAGCGGCTGATATAGTGCTCATCAAAAGCAATTTAGAAGATGTGATCACAGCCATCGATCTCTCAAGAAAGACAATATCACGTATTCACCTTAACTATGTGTGGGCCCTTGGTTACAACATACTCGGCATGCCAATTGCAGCTGGAGTGCTGTTCCCATTCACAGGAATCCGGTTACCTCCTTGGTTGGCTGGAGCTCTCATGGCTGCTTCTTCTATTAGTGTGGTCTGTTCTTCACTCCTCTTGCAGACTTATAAGAAGCCTTTTACGTAcacaaagtga
- the LOC122582948 gene encoding pentatricopeptide repeat-containing protein At4g38010-like, whose amino-acid sequence MRFPITKQLSQIKAQMIINSETPHTLNTLLVSLTNKHTPHYYPFYLYNQMLQNPQTHNHLTFNHVLKTCCATHSFTKGQETHSHVIKTGHFSHTHIQNSFIHFYILQHDVVSAYRVFQSIEYPNVVSWTSIVSGFAKCGFESNAIFMFSLMDVEPNANTLVSVLSACCSVECLNVGKSVHCYGLKCLDHGNVIFNNALLNFYAKVGTLENARKVFDKMPKRDVVSWSTMVGCFVKWGFCENAIRVFNEMVEGSEIRPNEATIVNVVAGCASLGTLSLCERVHNYVLGRRDICIEGNVGNALVNMYVKCGNMRTAISVFKALRFKDIVSWSTMISGVAMNGLGHHALSLFGLMLVHGVVPDDVTFISLLTSCSHSGLVDEGLRLFNAMVNVYGIEANERHGACIVDLYARAGRLKEAEDFVMGMCIEPDGPVWGALVSACRVHGNEMMLQRIGQALVEKGANGGTLALVSNSYASSSRWDESMEIRNVMSCLGLKKMAGRSWIELDV is encoded by the coding sequence ATGCGTTTTCCAATTACCAAACAACTATCCCAAATCAAAGCCCAAATGATCATCAACTCTGAAACaccacacacactaaacacacttCTTGTTTCACTCACAAACAAACACACCCCACATTATTACCCTTTCTATCTCTATAATCAAATGCTTCAAAACCCACAAACACACAACCATTTGACTTTCAATCATGTACTAAAAACATGTTGTGCTACACATTCTTTCACCAAAGGCCAAGAAACACATTCCCATGTTATAAAAACAGGACATTTTTCACACACTCATATTCAAAACTCGTTTATTCATTTCTACATCCTTCAACACGACGTCGTTTCAGCTTACCGGGTTTTCCAGAGTATCGAATACCCGAATGTGGTTTCCTGGACTTCTATAGTGTCCGGTTTTGCGAAATGTGGGTTTGAGAGTAATGcgatttttatgttttctttgatGGATGTTGAACCAAATGCTAATACATTAGTTAGTGTTTTGTCTGCTTGTTGTAGTGTTGAGTGTTTGAATGTTGGGAAATCTGTTCATTGTTATGGGCTAAAATGTTTGGATCATGGGAATGTGATTTTTAATAATGCATTGTTGAATTTTTATGCGAAAGTTGGGACATTGGAGAATGCGCGtaaggtgtttgataaaatgcctAAGAGAGACGTAGTAAGTTGGAGTACAATGGTGGGTTGTTTTGTGAAATGGGGTTTTTGCGAAAATGCGATTAGGGTGTTTAATGAGATGGTGGAAGGTAGTGAAATTAGGCCTAATGAGGCGACTATAGTAAATGTAGTGGCGGGTTGTGCTTCGCTTGGAACGTTGAGTTTGTGTGAGCGAGTGCACAATTATGTATTAGGAAGACGCGATATATGTATTGAAGGAAACGTCGGTAATGCATTGGTGAACATGTATGTAAAATGTGGAAATATGAGGACAGCGATTAGTGTGTTTAAAGCGCTTAGGTTTAAGGATATCGTGTCGTGGAGCACGATGATTAGTGGGGTGGCAATGAATGGGCTAGGACATCATGCTTTGTCACTCTTTGGTCTTATGTTGGTTCATGGGGTTGTACCTGATGACGTTACGTTTATAAGCTTGTTAACCTCGTGTAGCCATAGTGGGCTGGTTGATGAAGGGCTGAGGTTGTTTAATGCCATGGTTAACGTATATGGGATCGAAGCTAATGAGAGGCATGGTGCGTGTATTGTGGACTTGTATGCACGAGCAGGGCGGTTGAAAGAAGCAGAGGATTTTGTGATGGGTATGTGTATAGAACCAGATGGGCCGGTTTGGGGTGCATTAGTTAGTGCTTGTAGGGTTCATGGGAATGAAATGATGCTTCAAAGAATTGGTCAGGCCCTTGTCGAAAAAGGTGCAAATGGTGGAACTTTGGCTTTGGTTTCAAATAGTTACGCGAGTTCAAGTAGATGGGATGAGTCCATGGAGATTAGAAATGTAATGAGTTGCTTAGGTTTAAAGAAAATGGCTGGTCGTAGCTGGATCGAGCTTGATGTATAG
- the LOC122581430 gene encoding protein SRG1-like: MDAKGRGLGSSILVPSVQELAKERLDKVPPRYIRLEDPLVVSSLPSSLPEVPIIDMEKLSSESELEKLHLACKDWGFFQIINHGVSEILLEKVKEETQEFFKLSLEEKKKFWQKEDDVEGFGQAFVVSEDQKLDWADMFFLTTLPHHMRKSHLFPNLPLPFRDTIEAYSEAVKDAAIKTLLYIAKALKMETKDMMELFDEGSMQSMRMNYYPPCPQPEQVMGLTPHSDAVGITFLLELNDVAGLQIKKDDIWIPVKALPNAFILNIGEIIEILTNGRYKSIEHRAIVNSEKERLSIATFLSPNLDGEIGPAASLITPETPPKFKRVTGIDFFRNLFSRELNSKTNLEQYYI; encoded by the exons ATGGATGCAAAAGGAAGAGGTTTGGGGAGTTCAATTTTGGTCCCTAGTGTACAAGAATTAGCCAAGGAACGACTTGACAAGGTTCCGCCCCGATACATACGCCTTGAGGATCCGCTTGTCGTATCCTCGCTACCGTCTTCCTTGCCCGAGGTACCCATAATTGATATGGAGAAGttatcatctgaatctgaaCTAGAAAAACTACACCTTGCTTGTAAAGATTGGGGTTTCTTTCAG ATAATAAATCATGGGGTGAGTGAGATATTGCTGGAGAAAGTGAAGGAAGAAACACAAGAATTCTTCAAGTTGTCATTGGAGGAAAAAAAGAAGTTTTGGCAAAAGGAAGATGACGTGGAGGGATTTGGACAAGCATTTGTGGTGTCTGAGGACCAAAAGCTTGATTGGGCTGACATGTTCTTCTTGACTACCCTCCCTCATCATATGAGAAAGTCACACTTGTTTCCAAATCTACCCCTTCCATTCAG AGACACTATAGAAGCTTATTCGGAAGCAGTTAAGGATGCGGCTATAAAAACTCTACTCTACATTGCAAAAGCTTTGAAGATGGAAACTAAAGACATGATGGAACTATTCGATGAAGGGTCAATGCAGTCAATGAGGATGAACTACTACCCACCATGTCCACAACCAGAGCAAGTAATGGGTCTCACCCCTCATTCTGATGCTGTTGggatcacctttcttctcgaacttaaCGATGTAGCAGGTCTCCAGATAAAAAAGGATGACATTTGGATCCCGGTTAAAGCACTTCCAaatgcttttattttaaatattggaGAGATCATCGAG ATACTAACAAATGGACGGTATAAAAGCATTGAGCATAGAGCAATTGTCAACTCAGAGAAAGAGAGGTTGTCCATAGCCACATTTCTAAGCCCGAATTTGGATGGTGAGATAGGACCAGCAGCAAGCCTAATCACTCCTGAAACACCTCCAAAGTTTAAGAGGGTAACTGGTATTGATTTCTTCAGAAACCTATTCTCCAGGGAACTCAATAGTAAGACAAACCTTGAGCAATACTATATATAA
- the LOC122582497 gene encoding uncharacterized protein LOC122582497, with the protein MAKSMRCKREKRLRSIKRELVQPIYEKKDEAKYAAIEAALNAPKLPVRTPPTTSMDSDAPAAITTTGDMDVEMDEQTKKSLKPMGRRMKKKLKLSKKKYRGKGKIRKKNI; encoded by the exons atggcGAAGTCAATGAGATGCAAAAGAGAAAAGAGATTGAGGTCAATCAAAAGAGAGTTGGTTCAACCTATTTATGAGAAAAAAGATGAAGCTAAATATGCTGCCATTGAAGCTGCTCTTAATGCCCCTAAACTCCCTGTTCGCACTCCCCCCACCACTTCCATGGATTCTGATGCCCccgccgccatcaccaccaccggTGATATGG ATGTGGAGATGGATGAACAAACCAAAAAATCGTTGAAACCCATGGGTAGAAGGATGAAAAAGAAGCTCAAACTCAGCAAAAAGAAATACCGTGGCAAGGGAAAGATTAGGAAGAAGAACATTTAA
- the LOC122583547 gene encoding putative disease resistance RPP13-like protein 1 produces the protein MAEVLVSAVVTVLVDKLYSGALMNFARSQGIDSQLKKWKKKLPLIQAVLADAGQKEITQKAVELWLMELQDVAYDIDDVLDDIATEVMRRKLNQQESHANTTASKVMKIIPVCCTNFIPHNFMYGREISSKLDEITARLDDLFQQKNDLGLNVNVEKSSRTNKPLEETSLVDESEILGREEDKQALLEKLLGAEVRDYHNVKIVSIVGLGGVGKTTLARVLYNDEQVKGHFELRAWVCVSDEFDVFNVSKAIYQAVCGETKEFANLNLLHVALKEKLSNKRFLLVLDDVWNEDHQSWIALKQPLVGAPGSKVIVTTRNTIVASVMNSVQPHNLGVLSDEIALSLLAQYALEEQNFDKHPSLISIAQGIVKKCDGLPLALVALGRVLKTKGIDDVAWEELLRSEIWSLHDSSYILPALKLSYYHLPSHLKQLFAYCSMFPKDYEFEKKKLVLMWMAQGFLSQPKGNNQPMESLGVKYFEELLSRSFFQPLGNDESRYKMHDLMNDLATSVAGEFFFRLDDKNDLNDRSRNFEKYRHFSFIDQEVAQSRKFKQLYRIRSLRTFLPLSTPWQRLKASDSIILELISKLESLRVLSLSNCSITEVSQSIGSLKHLRYLNLSNTDIKRLPEQVSELYNVQSLLVRDCHQLSSLPDSFAKLINLRHLDMTNTPSLKKLPLGIGELRNLQTLSKVIIEEENGFQISELKWLKDLQGQLYIKGLDKVIDPAQAKDANLQQKKGLEDLYMEWGTHHGKPTTEYEVLERLRAPHNKLKKLEIAGYGGTEFPRWIGDPSFHRLTELTLRDCKNCTHLPTFGQTSLRKLGIYSCPKLVSIKGEEEMINVGSSIIRSLRQVILSNCDSLESYCCQNSVESLYIRNCLSMTTLSFSIFQEEDLPSSLSSYSSLKILEVSHCKNIKSIFQEHLQSLTSLEVMGIYKCPSMEDSFPSCGSPWPPNLWKLEIGELKKPMSEWRPQNYPSSLVELELYGRDSGVVSFGIMEQQQDHNNTSSSCFLLPPSLTFLRIVGFEEVESISQVLQHLPQLQQLYIINCPKLRDVLETTSSLRVNVSYYQY, from the coding sequence ATGGCTGAAGTCCTTGTTAGTGCTGTCGTGACTGTGCTGGTGGATAAGCTATATTCTGGTGCCTTGATGAATTTTGCTCGATCTCAAGGAATCGATTCTCAGCTgaaaaaatggaagaaaaagTTGCCTCTGATTCAAGCTGTGCTAGCTGATGCGGGCCAGaaggaaataacacaaaaaGCTGTTGAACTGTGGCTGATGGAGCTCCAGGACGTGGCTTACGACATAGATGATGTACTTGATGATATCGCCACAGAAGTTATGAGGCGTAAGTTGAATCAACAAGAATCTCATGCCAACACTACTGCTAGTAAGGTAATGAAAATCATCCCAGTTTGTTGTACTAATTTCATTCCACATAACTTCATGTATGGTCGTGAGATTAGTTCTAAGCTGGATGAGATTACCGCTAGATTGGATGATCTTTTTCAGCAGAAAAATGATTTGGGCTTGAATGTGAATGTTGAAAAGTCAAGTAGAACAAATAAACCATTGGAAGAAACTTCACTGGTAGACGAGTCAGAGATTTTGGGGCGGGAAGAAGATAAGCAGGCATTGCTCGAGAAGCTTTTGGGGGCTGAAGTGAGGGATTATCACAATGTGAAAATCGTGTCAATAGTTGGTCTTGGTGGGGTTGGCAAAACAACTCTTGCAAGAGTCTTGTACAACGACGAGCAAGTGAAGGGTCACTTTGAACTCAGAGCATGGGTTTGTGTGTCCGATGAGTTTGATGTATTCAATGTCAGCAAGGCTATTTATCAAGCTGTATGTGGTGAAACCAAAGAATTTGCTAACCTTAATCTGCTTCACGTGGCTCttaaagaaaaactttcaaacaaACGATTCTTACTCGTTCTAGATGACGTCTGGAACGAAGACCACCAGAGTTGGATAGCCCTCAAACAGCCACTTGTAGGGGCACCTGGAAGTAAAGTTATTGTAACCACCCGGAACACCATAGTTGCATCGGTAATGAACTCGGTTCAACCTCACAATCTGGGGGTTTTGTCAGATGAGATAGCTTTATCTTTGTTAGCTCAATATGCACTAGAAGAACAAAACTTCGACAAACATCCATCACTTATATCGATTGCTCAAGGTATTGTTAAGAAGTGTGATGGTTTGCCTTTGGCATTGGTAGCACTTGGGAGGGTCTTGAAGACTAAAGGAATTGATGATGTTGCATGGGAAGAGTTGTTGAGAAGTGAGATATGGAGCTTGCACGACAGTAGTTATATTCTTCCCGCACTCAAGCTAAGCTACTATCATCTCCCTTCACATCTAAAGCAACTGTTCGCATATTGCTCCATGTTTCCAAAGGACTATGAGTTTGAAAAGAAGAAACTAGTCCTAATGTGGATGGCACAAGGGTTTCTATCTCAACCAAAGGGCAACAACCAACCAATGGAGAGTTTGGGTGTCAAGTATTTTGAAGAGCTACTATCGAGGTCCTTTTTTCAGCCTTTAGGGAATGATGAATCACGATATAAAATGCATGACTTAATGAATGACTTGGCCACAAGTGTTGCAGGAGAGTTTTTCTTTAGGTTGGATGATAAGAATGATCTAAATGATAGGAGCAGAAATTTTGAAAAGTATCGCCATTTTTCATTCATAGATCAAGAAGTTGCACAATCTAGAAAGTTCAAGCAATTGTATAGAATTAGATCCTTGAGAACATTCTTACCGTTGTCAACTCCATGGCAAAGATTGAAAGCATCAGATAGTATTATTTTAGAATTAATTTCCAAATTAGAGTCCCTAAGAGTGTTGAGCTTAAGTAACTGCTCTATAACAGAGGTATCACAATCCATTGGTAGTCTCAAGCATTTGCGGTACCTAAATTTATCGAATACAGACATCAAACGACTACCAGAACAGGTTAGTGAGCTTTATAATGTACAAAGCTTGTTGGTTCGTGATTGTCATCAGTTATCAAGCTTGCCGGACAGTTTTGCAAAGTTGATAAACTTGCGACATCTTGACATGACCAATACTCCGTCATTGAAGAAGTTGCCTTTGGGGATTGGTGAGTTAAGGAATCTTCAAACCTTATCCAAGGTTattattgaagaagaaaatgggtTTCAAATATCTGAGCTGAAGTGGCTAAAGGATCTTCAAGGTCAACTATATATCAAAGGGTTGGACAAAGTGATAGATCCAGCACAAGCAAAGGATGCCAACTTACAGCAAAAGAAGGGTCTTGAAGATCTGTACATGGAATGGGGTACTCATCATGGAAAACCAACTACTGAATATGAAGTACTTGAAAGACTAAGAGCACCTCACAATAAGCTGAAAAAACTTGAGATTGCAGGATATGGGGGAACAGAATTTCCAAGATGGATTGGGGATCCTTCATTTCATCGGTTAACAGAGCTTACATTAAGGGATTGTAAAAACTGTACACATTTACCAACATTTGGGCAGACTTCACTTAGGAAGTTGGGAATATATAGCTGTCCAAAGTTGGTGTCAATTAAGGGAGAGGAAGAGATGATTAATGTTGGGAGTAGCATCATTCGATCTCTTAGACAAGTGATACTTAGTAATTGTGATTCTCTGGAGAGTTATTGTTGTCAAAATAGCGTTGAGAGTTTGTATATAAGGAATTGTTTGTCAATGACAACATTGAGCTTCTCTATATTCCAGGAGGAGGACCTcccatcatcattatcatcatacTCGAGTTTGAAGATTCTTGAGGTGAGCCATTGCAAGAATATTAAGTCAATATTTCAAGAGCATTTGCAAAGTCTCACATCTTTGGAGGTCATGGGGATATATAAATGTCCAAGTATGGAGGATTCATTTCCATCATGTGGGTCTCCGTGGCCTCCTAATTTATGGAAGTTGGAAATAGGAGAATTAAAGAAGCCAATGTCAGAATGGAGACCTCAAAATTACCCTTCATCACTTGTTGAATTAGAGTTATATGGCAGAGATTCAGGAGTGGTTTCATTTGGAATAATGGAACAACAACAAGATCATAATAATACGAGTTCATCATGTTTTCTTCTTCCACCATCTCTAACTTTTTTAAGAATTGTTGGTTTTGAGGAAGTTGAATCAATTTCACAGGTTTTACAACACCTCCCTCAACTTCAacaactttatattattaactgTCCGAAACTTAGAGATGTGTTAGAGACAACTTCATCTTTGAGAGTAAATGTGTCATATTATCAGTATTAG